Genomic DNA from Sporosarcina sp. ANT_H38:
CGACTGACAATTAGCCATGCCTCTCAACGTATGGAGGCTGTGCTGGTGAAAAAGGAAGATGCAGAGTTTCTTGAAATTCGTATGCCCTCGGCTGTTTTGATGATGGAACGAACCAGTTATTTAACGAACGACGTGCCGTTTGAAATTGTTCGAAGTACATATCGAGCAGATCGTTATAAATTTATCAGTGAGATTCGGAGATGATGGTGTGAATGCATATTTCAAGGAAATCGAATCGTTGATGAAAAAAGTAATTCATGAAGAACAGCAATCTGTTGAGAGAGTTGCGGCAGAGATGACGAAACGCCTCTCGATTGGTGGTATTGTTCAGTTGTTTGGTTCAGGCCATTCTCACTTAATAGCAGAAGAGTCGTTTTTTCGTGCGGGTGGTTTAGTACCTGTAAGTCCTATTATTGTCGAATCGTTGATGATTCATAATGGTGCTTTCCAGGCATCTATAAACGAAAAAGACCCTGAATTCATTCAAACATTTGCGGGTCAGTTAGATTTTCGTCCTGAAGATGTAATCATTATTATTTCAACTTCCGGTCGAAATGTGGTACCAATAGATGTAGCGCATATTGCAAAAGAGTCCGGGGCTTATGTTGTTTCCCTCCAGTCTCTCTGCTACAATGCGTCTGAACAGCCGTCCAAACACCATTCAGGAAATCGACTTGAAGATGTTGCGGAAACTGTATTGAATACGCATGTAACGCTTGGAGATGGGCTTCTGGTATCGGAGGGAATGCCATATGCTCCGGCTTCTGGTATTATTGGGAGTATGCTTCTTCATGCCGTATTTAGTCGTGTAATTGGTATGATGATTGAAAGTGGCATAGATCCACCAATATTTAAAAGTGCCAATTTGGATGGGAGCTCAGCACATAATGAGCAGATGATTGCAACTTATGGGAAGCGAATTAAGTTTTAATCGACTAACAAACTAATTAATTAAAAGGGAGAGTTTAAAATGATTGAAAAAAATTACAAAGTTACTAGCAACGAAGGCCTTCACGCACGTCCATCATCCATATTAGTATCCGCGGTAACACCATTTACATCAGATGTGAAACTTGAGTATAACGAAAAGACCGTGAACCTGAAGTCGATTATGGGTGTTATGTCACTCGGGATTTCAGCTGGAGCCGATATAAAAATCATCGCTGATGGTGCGGACGAGAAAGAAGTATTGGCTAAAGTTGATGAAGTACTTAAATCAGAAGGAATTGCTCAGTAATCACGGCGATTTAAAGCATTGGAGTGCCAAAAGGTGTCAGTAACTGACACCGGAGAACGTATTCGAACTAGCGTAGGCGCTATACAGGGGCATCCCCTAAGCTCAGAAGCGGTATTCAATGTACTAATTCATTCAACGTATATAGCTAACAAATGTGCTTCAAACCCCTGTGAAAGCATCACCCGAGTTTCAAGCGGGTGATGCTTTACTATCTTTTTGGATAGCAAATCGACTTTTTTACCTAATCGATGAACTATCAATGTTAAAACGGAAATCGCTGTGATATAGTGGGAAATGTGAAAGAA
This window encodes:
- a CDS encoding sugar isomerase domain-containing protein, which codes for MNAYFKEIESLMKKVIHEEQQSVERVAAEMTKRLSIGGIVQLFGSGHSHLIAEESFFRAGGLVPVSPIIVESLMIHNGAFQASINEKDPEFIQTFAGQLDFRPEDVIIIISTSGRNVVPIDVAHIAKESGAYVVSLQSLCYNASEQPSKHHSGNRLEDVAETVLNTHVTLGDGLLVSEGMPYAPASGIIGSMLLHAVFSRVIGMMIESGIDPPIFKSANLDGSSAHNEQMIATYGKRIKF
- a CDS encoding phosphocarrier protein HPr, translated to MIEKNYKVTSNEGLHARPSSILVSAVTPFTSDVKLEYNEKTVNLKSIMGVMSLGISAGADIKIIADGADEKEVLAKVDEVLKSEGIAQ